One genomic region from Sphingomonas paeninsulae encodes:
- a CDS encoding S1C family serine protease, giving the protein MIRRWFGLLLLCVAIPALAQDNRDIDAVSRSVVRVVVVSGGEEGSEVGMGSGVAVTPNQILTNAHVVESAVKGDGFVGIVPSEGTRRYEGKVVAYRADLDLAVVDIGTGRIPPATLYSGIMPDGASVAAIGYPYGVDRALAGSMDTVVTPQSPVKSLGHVAGRRSNARFDTVLHDAAIGRGNSGGPLVDACGRVVGINSFLSLSEGIDSTFAFAISVRELAPFLQKAGVAAALVATPCLSESEAGARDAALTKSDEDAAALEARRGAADAAKAAQEKLTIRDQISGERENGMAIAAVLLVFGALALAGAGVSQMEKHNRLAIIAAIIGVALILASVIVFLGRPKFSDVEDRYATNHPVVIKVADTAVSAAGQNICTLVPDRSRVTVSKTDDVPLDWQDNGCVNGKTQYGANAGTWSRAFVPNTEPTITVQTFDPAKRRYIVERYLMAADAMDAARAIRARYPANGCETDPAARQSVSDMQTAIRQTLPTTPNERLVFDCRAGPKP; this is encoded by the coding sequence ATGATTCGTCGGTGGTTCGGATTGCTGTTGCTGTGCGTCGCCATCCCCGCGCTGGCGCAGGACAATCGCGACATCGACGCGGTTTCACGCAGCGTGGTCCGCGTCGTGGTCGTTTCCGGCGGTGAAGAGGGCAGCGAAGTCGGCATGGGCAGCGGCGTCGCCGTCACGCCCAACCAGATCCTCACCAACGCCCATGTTGTCGAAAGCGCCGTAAAGGGCGACGGTTTCGTCGGCATCGTCCCATCCGAAGGCACTCGCCGTTACGAAGGAAAGGTGGTCGCCTATCGCGCCGACCTCGACCTGGCTGTCGTCGATATCGGCACTGGTCGCATCCCACCGGCGACGCTTTATTCGGGCATTATGCCCGACGGCGCTTCAGTTGCCGCGATCGGCTATCCTTATGGCGTCGATCGCGCGCTGGCGGGCAGCATGGATACCGTCGTTACACCGCAATCTCCGGTAAAATCACTCGGCCACGTCGCCGGACGCCGGTCGAATGCACGGTTCGATACCGTACTCCATGATGCGGCAATCGGACGCGGCAACTCCGGTGGCCCTCTGGTCGACGCCTGCGGTCGCGTGGTCGGTATCAACAGTTTCCTCTCGCTAAGCGAAGGCATCGATTCGACATTCGCCTTCGCAATATCCGTCCGCGAACTCGCGCCTTTCCTACAAAAAGCAGGCGTTGCGGCAGCACTCGTCGCCACTCCCTGCCTTTCGGAAAGCGAAGCCGGAGCCCGCGATGCCGCCCTTACAAAATCCGACGAAGATGCCGCCGCCCTCGAAGCGCGGCGCGGTGCCGCCGACGCAGCCAAGGCCGCTCAGGAAAAACTGACCATCCGCGATCAGATTTCCGGAGAGCGCGAAAACGGAATGGCAATCGCGGCGGTCCTGCTCGTGTTCGGCGCACTCGCGCTTGCCGGTGCCGGGGTCAGCCAAATGGAAAAGCATAACAGGCTGGCGATCATCGCCGCCATTATCGGCGTCGCGCTCATCCTCGCCTCGGTCATCGTCTTTCTCGGCAGACCAAAGTTCAGCGACGTCGAGGACCGCTACGCCACCAATCACCCCGTCGTCATAAAGGTCGCCGACACCGCCGTCAGCGCAGCCGGCCAAAACATCTGCACACTGGTCCCCGATCGCAGCCGCGTAACCGTTTCAAAAACCGATGACGTTCCGCTTGACTGGCAGGATAACGGCTGCGTCAATGGCAAGACTCAATATGGTGCGAATGCCGGAACGTGGAGCCGGGCATTCGTGCCGAACACCGAACCGACGATAACTGTGCAAACGTTCGACCCAGCGAAACGCCGCTACATCGTCGAACGCTATTTGATGGCCGCCGACGCGATGGACGCCGCCCGAGCGATCCGCGCACGCTATCCGGCAAACGGCTGCGAAACCGACCCGGCAGCGCGCCAATCGGTCAGCGATATGCAGACCGCCATCCGCCAGACGCTGCCCACGACGCCAAACGAGCGGCTCGTGTTCGATTGCCGAGCTGGCCCTAAGCCTTAG
- a CDS encoding dienelactone hydrolase family protein, which produces MPFEKMTMSDGAEIEVYRATPAGERRGGLVLIQEIFGVTEHIQELCDGYAADGYEVLAPALYDREHPGFRASYDGPGLERAIELARKLHPFELSMEDTKTCVDALKAKGPVFITGYCYGGSVAFLAACRIEGIAASSGYYGSLIKNYPTEHPRCPTILHFGRFDTGIPITDVDAVEEAQPDVTVYVYEAGHGFNSDRRKDYHDQSAVLARERTLALFRQNGG; this is translated from the coding sequence ATGCCTTTCGAGAAAATGACCATGTCCGACGGCGCGGAAATAGAAGTGTATCGGGCAACTCCCGCTGGCGAGCGGCGTGGCGGCCTTGTTCTGATTCAGGAGATTTTCGGGGTCACTGAACATATTCAGGAACTGTGTGACGGATATGCGGCGGACGGTTACGAAGTGCTGGCTCCCGCACTCTACGACCGCGAGCATCCGGGCTTTCGCGCGAGCTATGATGGGCCGGGATTGGAGCGGGCGATAGAACTAGCGCGCAAACTGCATCCATTCGAGCTTTCGATGGAGGATACCAAGACCTGCGTCGATGCGCTGAAAGCAAAGGGACCGGTTTTTATCACGGGATATTGTTACGGCGGCTCGGTGGCGTTTCTGGCAGCGTGTCGGATCGAGGGAATCGCAGCGTCATCGGGATATTATGGTAGCCTGATTAAGAACTACCCGACCGAACATCCCAGATGCCCGACGATATTACACTTCGGACGATTCGATACCGGCATCCCGATTACCGATGTCGATGCGGTCGAGGAAGCGCAGCCCGATGTGACGGTTTATGTGTACGAGGCGGGGCACGGGTTCAATTCGGACCGCCGCAAGGATTATCATGACCAGAGTGCGGTTTTGGCGCGGGAAAGGACGTTGGCGCTGTTCAGACAGAATGGCGGGTGA
- a CDS encoding F0F1 ATP synthase subunit delta: MENSGAIQASLAGRYASALFGLAREGKSIEAVEASLTTLDSALAQSDDLRRLVSSPLVSRQGATAAIKAVAGELRLDPLTTNFLGVLATNRRLNKAASVITAFRELAANFRGEATADVTTAHPLDAKQVTALKAKLKARIGRDVAVNLKTDPAILGGLIVKIGSQMIDGSIRTRLNTLAHAMKG, encoded by the coding sequence GTGGAGAATTCCGGCGCCATTCAAGCTAGCCTCGCAGGGCGCTATGCCAGCGCACTGTTCGGACTCGCGCGCGAGGGAAAGAGCATCGAGGCGGTTGAAGCCAGCCTGACGACGCTCGATTCGGCCCTCGCCCAGTCAGACGACCTGCGACGTCTCGTTTCCAGCCCGCTTGTGTCCCGTCAGGGCGCGACAGCGGCGATCAAGGCTGTTGCCGGAGAGCTTCGGCTCGATCCGTTGACGACCAACTTTCTGGGTGTCCTTGCGACCAATCGCCGCCTTAACAAGGCAGCATCGGTCATCACGGCATTCCGCGAACTGGCGGCCAACTTCCGCGGCGAAGCCACCGCTGACGTGACAACCGCTCACCCGCTGGATGCAAAGCAGGTCACCGCGCTGAAAGCCAAGTTGAAGGCCCGCATCGGCCGCGACGTGGCTGTAAATCTTAAAACCGACCCGGCGATTCTTGGAGGCCTGATCGTAAAGATCGGTAGCCAGATGATCGACGGTTCGATCCGCACACGACTGAACACTCTCGCGCACGCGATGAAAGGCTGA
- the ada gene encoding bifunctional DNA-binding transcriptional regulator/O6-methylguanine-DNA methyltransferase Ada, whose amino-acid sequence MNNIDTDKAWAAFLARDRLFDGQFVGAVKTTGIYCKPSCAARHPLRQNMAFYADGAAARAAGFRACLRCRPDEIGRDREAVAKALAIIEAAEEIVGLEALAFAVGYAPHHFHRLFKRDTGVTPAAYARGLRAKRAEIALEGDGSVTEALYDAGYQSPSRFYAAAPDRLGMTPSAWKRGGAGVVIRYAIVETTLGSMMLAATDRGICRLSFDEDETELRLRFPNATIEAGGEAMAELVDGAVAAVADPAHLPDLPLDIAGTVFQQAVWRELARIPAGQTLSYAALAAKAGNPKAVRAAGTACGANQVSVLIPCHRALRTDGTLGGYAYGLERKIELLKREAKA is encoded by the coding sequence ATGAACAATATCGACACGGATAAAGCGTGGGCTGCTTTCCTGGCGCGGGACCGTTTGTTTGACGGACAGTTCGTCGGCGCGGTCAAAACGACAGGCATTTATTGTAAGCCAAGTTGCGCCGCACGGCATCCACTCAGACAGAATATGGCGTTCTATGCTGATGGAGCAGCAGCGCGGGCTGCAGGATTTCGAGCTTGCCTGCGGTGTCGGCCCGACGAGATCGGACGCGACCGGGAAGCCGTGGCGAAGGCGCTCGCGATTATCGAGGCTGCAGAGGAAATTGTAGGGCTGGAAGCGTTGGCGTTCGCGGTTGGCTATGCTCCGCACCATTTTCACCGGCTGTTCAAGCGAGATACCGGGGTTACACCTGCCGCTTATGCGCGCGGTTTGCGGGCGAAACGCGCCGAGATTGCACTGGAAGGAGATGGGTCCGTGACTGAAGCGCTGTATGATGCGGGGTATCAGAGTCCAAGCCGCTTTTACGCCGCGGCTCCTGACCGGCTCGGTATGACGCCGTCGGCCTGGAAAAGGGGCGGTGCGGGTGTGGTGATTCGTTATGCCATTGTGGAAACCACGCTGGGATCGATGATGTTGGCCGCGACCGACCGGGGGATTTGCCGCCTCTCGTTCGATGAGGATGAAACAGAGTTGCGTCTTCGGTTTCCTAACGCGACCATCGAGGCTGGCGGAGAGGCGATGGCCGAACTGGTGGACGGGGCAGTCGCTGCGGTTGCCGACCCGGCGCATTTGCCCGATTTGCCGCTCGATATTGCGGGGACGGTGTTCCAGCAGGCGGTGTGGCGCGAACTGGCGCGGATTCCTGCGGGCCAGACGCTGAGCTATGCTGCGCTCGCGGCGAAGGCTGGCAATCCGAAAGCAGTGCGCGCAGCGGGGACGGCTTGCGGGGCCAATCAGGTTTCCGTGTTGATACCCTGCCACCGGGCGTTGCGGACAGATGGGACGCTGGGCGGATATGCCTATGGACTGGAGCGGAAGATCGAACTGCTGAAGCGCGAGGCTAAGGCTTAG